In Cheilinus undulatus linkage group 24, ASM1832078v1, whole genome shotgun sequence, a single window of DNA contains:
- the ahr2 gene encoding aryl hydrocarbon receptor 2: MLTNTALYAAKKRKKPVQKIPKPPPPDGAKSNPSKRHRDRLNGELDKLTSLLPFTEEVRARLDKLSVLRLSVGYLKVKSFFNATMKKPPNGSTWTNERSHMFGGNVQNTLASSSTVSSSSSPSQVTSIDGVSFSEGDLLLQALNGFVLVVTAEGYVFYTSPTIQDFLGFHQSDVVHQSVFELIHTDDRAVFRRQLHFALNPNNSKGNGAESPGDQSSAEVTSNLVTYDPQTIPPENSSFLERNFCCRFRCLLDNSSGFLALNFRGRLKLVHGQNRVSEDGTLIPPQLALFAIATPMQPPSILEIRTKTLIFQSKHKLDFTPLGIDTRGKVVLGYSEVELCMKGSGYNFIHAADMMYCADNHVRMIKTGESGFTVFRLLSKSGTWVWVQANARLVFKGGKPDFIIARQRALTNEEGEEQLRLRRLSLPFSFATGEAMLYDVVPAVDVPDPCSAPKQRKLDNCTISPNSLLGCYLSQDQSIYCEQDNANTISNLNDAAFQDTHATVSVPSDMWPDSMPKPGVGSLVKSEGTVQDMMDTLQQILEDNDLTEALDVGPEELKSWESTLLKMSANSCEMSEDLSDILNNDILSYVEEQLQREGGLKLPDQLEDIPPCLSGLDLQNQNPDQSSEQNFSWGLEPQNQLIPNGGQMLPGQQVPVLGTMKLSHMDLPQLTLPSLNGPTLQQIANQQTLQTPAALQMGNTQVSFNPSIADPCGQAQNQLRTLQVTTNDNNLGGFSLRQTNQIQPNQMAPPIQNHLQMRTQNVQMVLPDQSTQRPVYNFQGNQWNSSISSNPADNFVDTFAQNISNQPSFSAVTSNHLQGHFALQNGENQRQSWPLEKQQQLISSGHQQMGACLNQMPGFQRNPLPGVVAGQNAINGQPMFRTPETSNVPFTVQQSVQPPPPLAPSSSCRFRNVAQSVPVNGVHLSQAPSCQRLNTTNTQIPSKPSCFYQSLSGGGAVPGMTTIPNPEEASMSCQMATGLSPDGLLGQQQQYLNFSEQTQINSRPVIGNGGFPFSSLPNGNAYYSENK; the protein is encoded by the exons CCACGATGAAGAAACCTCCCAATGGCTCAACCTGGACGAATGAGCGGAGCCACATGTTTGGAGGAAACGTCCAGAACACGTTGGCATCTTCGTCCaccgtctcctcctcctcatcgcCCTCCCAGGTGACGTCCATCGATGGAGTCAGCTTCTCGGAGGGAGACCTGCTGCTTCAG gCGCTGAACGGCTTCGTGTTGGTGGTGACGGCTGAAGGCTACGTCTTCTACACGTCTCCAACCATCCAGGACTTCCTCGGGTTCCACCAG TCGGACGTGGTCCATCAGAGCGTGTTTGAGTTGATCCACACAGACGATAGAGCTGTCTTCAGACGGCAGCTTCACTTTGCTCTCAACCCGAACAACAGCAAGGGGAACGGAGCAGAGAGTCCAG GTGATCAGAGCTCGGCCGAGGTCACCAGCAACTTGGTAACGTACGACCCTCAGACCATCCCGCCTGAAAACTCGTCCTTCTTGGAGAGAAACTTCTGCTGCCGCTTCCGCTGTTTGCTTGACAACTCGTCTGGCTTCCTG GCCTTGAACTTCCGGGGGCGTCTGAAGTTAGTCCACGGTCAGAACCGTGTCTCTGAGGACGGGACGCTGATTCCCCCGCAGCTCGCTCTGTTTGCCATTGCCACACCGATGCAGCCGCCGTCCATCCTCGAGATCCGCACCAAGACGCTCATCTTCCAGAGCAAACACAAGCTGGACTTTACGCCCCTGGGCATCGACACCAG AGGGAAGGTTGTTCTGGGTTATAGCGAGGTAGAGCTCTGCATGAAAGGATCAGGATACAACTTCATCCACGCTGCAGACATGATGTACTGCGCCGACAACCACGTCAGAA tgattaaaacagGAGAAAGCGGCTTCACCGTCTTCAGGCTTCTGAGTAAAAGCGGGACGTGGGTCTGGGTTCAGGCGAACGCCCGGCTCGTTTTCAAAGGAGGGAAACCAGATTTCATCATTGCCCGACAGAGAGCACTCAC gAATGAAGAAGGAGAGGAGCAGCTGCGTCTGCGTCGGCTGTCTCTACCGTTCAGCTTCGCCACTGGAGAGGCAATGTTGTACGACGTGGTTCCGGCCGTCGACGTCCCCGACCCGTGCTCCGCCCCCAAACAGAGGAAGTTAGACAACTGCACCATCAGCCCCAACTCGTTACTGGGCTGCTACCTGAGTCAGGACCAGTCCATCTACTGTGAACAAGACAACGCCAACACAATCAGCAACCTCAACGACGCCGCCTTCCAAGACACGCATGCCACCGTCAGCGTCCCCAGCGACATGTGGCCAGACTCCATGCCCAAACCAGGGGTGGGGAGTCTGGTGAAGTCTGAGGGCACGGTGCAGGATATGATGGACACCCTGCAGCAGATCCTGGAGGACAACGATCTCACCGAGGCTCTGGACGTGGGGCCAGAAGAGCTGAAGAGCTGGGAGAGCACGCTGCTAAAGATGAGCGCAAACAGCTGTGAGATGAGCGAGGACCTGAGCGACATCCTGAACAACGACATCCTGTCCTACGTGGAGGAGCAGCTGCAGAGGGAGGGCGGGCTCAAGCTGCCCGATCAGTTAGAGGACATCCCACCCTGCCTGTCTGGTTTGGACCTGCAGAACCAGAATCCTGATCAGAGCAGCGAGCAGAACTTCAGCTGGGGTCTGGAGCCGCAGAATCAGCTAATACCAAACGGAGGTCAAATGTTACCTGGGCAACAAGTCCCGGTTTTGGGGACGATGAAGCTCTCCCACATGGATCTCCCTCAGCTGACTCTTCCTAGTCTGAATGGTCCGACTCTGCAGCAGATCGCCAACCAGCAAACGCTCCAGACTCCTGCTGCTCTTCAAATGGGAAACACTCAGGTTTCCTTCAACCCCTCCATCGCAGACCCATGTGGTCAAGCccagaaccagctgagaaccctACAAGTCACCACCAATGACAACAACCTGGGAGGATTCTCGCTCAGACAAACCAATCAGATCCAACCCAACCAAATGGCTCCACCAATCCAGAACCACCTTCAGATGAGGACGCAGAATGTACAGATGGTCCTCCCAGACCAAAGCACACAACGACCTGTCTACAACTTCCAAGGGAACCAGTGGAACTCCTCCATCAGCTCGAATCCAGCGGACAACTTTGTAGACACATTCgcccaaaatatttcaaaccaGCCGTCTTTTTCTGCCGTCACCTCCAACCACCTTCAGGGCCACTTTGCACTTCAAAACGGCGAGAATCAGAGGCAGTCCTGGCCGCtggagaagcagcagcagctgatcTCCAGTGGACACCAGCAGATGGGCGCCTGCCTTAATCAAATGCCGGGTTTTCAGAGGAATCCTCTTCCTGGAGTTGTTGCCGGCCAGAACGCCATCAATGGCCAACCGATGTTCAGGACTCCAGAGACTTCAAATGTACCTTTTACTGTCCAGCAGAGCGTGCAGCCGCCGCCGCCTCTGGCGCCCTCGAGCAGCTGTAGGTTCAGAAATGTCGCCCAATCGGTGCCTGTAAACGGGGTCCACCTAAGTCAGGCGCCGTCCTGCCAGAGACTGAATACCACAAACACCCAGATCCCCTCCAAACCGTCGTGTTTTTATCAGAGTTTGTCTGGAGGCGGAGCTGTGCCGGGGATGACAACCATCCCGAACCCAGAGGAGGCTTCAATGTCCTGCCAAATGGCCACAGGGCTCAGCCCTGACGGCCTTCTCGGGCAACAACAGCAGTACTTAAACTTCAGTGAACAGACTCAg ATCAATAGCCGTCCAGTCATCGGGAATGGAGGCTTCCCCTTCTCCTCGCTGCCCAACGGGAACGCATACTACTCAGAGAACAAATAA